In Ischnura elegans chromosome 3, ioIscEleg1.1, whole genome shotgun sequence, the sequence cccgttttcatggtaattgcagtgtgcatccaaaaatgtttgcgttgctatagctcggtaactaaggagttgccaCCCTATGTTTATAGGACAAGAAATGCTTAAAATGgtttcccctaccacctcctgaagcattgcagattccttctgaaacaccctgcatTATGTTAGCAACTTGTAGGAGTTAGTCGCCTAAAATCCTTAAGCCGGTAATGGAGGGTCAGGGTAGAGAGTCACTTTAATGTAAATAGTGTGCCTCTTTGTGACGTGCAGTTTCTTTTATGGAAGCCTGcatttaacaaataaattatttcattggccTGTTGCTGATAGTAATTTTCAATTACCGATTTGGAAAGTTCTCCGtagaaaatggcatatgctgaGTAGTTATCATCTGCTACAATGCGCCTGTTAACGTCTATAAACTAGTCAACATTACTTCGCATTTGTTTGTGTCATTTCCATctcttccaaaaaaaataaactcacagATGATTGGTCagtcccaggggcgcagctaagaattaaggctaggggggggggtttaggcgcaactattaCTTTGGGGGtatggaggtattgcatacccgccagggtaagtggtaaTTGCGGGGGTCCCTCCTCCGGAAAATtataagattaatggttcaaaatgactagttttaccgctttatgagagatatttgattaatcctaacacttttctgtgagtaatactaatccataaagtaaaatggattacacttaaaaacttctctgagctctggggggtttttatcccccaaaaccccctcgctgcgccactggtcagtCCTAATCGTTATATggatataaaatttactttgtgCGCTTCACACTGAATATTTATTGACAAAGACCGCGGATTCAATATTTATGTCTGTATCAACATCTCGATAATGGCATAAGTATCGTTGATGATGATCCTTATATGAAGGCTTCCACGGGTTGATTTCAACAGTTTCGCCACCGTCTCTGCCTGCTTCGTCagggcgaaactgtcgtccgcaaggTAAATGGAGGGACGCGGTGATAATCCCggaacatttaaacattcatgatATAAGTATCAACTGCTAAGAATTCTGAATCCATGACACAAGTATCTAAGCCATTGATATCCTCGTCTGTAAAAGTCCTGGAGCCACGAAGGGAAGCCGGAAACCTTATAGTGTGAAGGAAATAGTTTCCTAATCGGTAATTTTGAGACTCGTTTATCCCAAATATGATACTATCATGCACTCGGACCCATACTTTTTTATCCCATAATTTCTACGATTTCTACCCTTCGCCCGCGCCCTCGTGAAGGGGGTGGCACCCCCTTCATCCGATGCCGCCCTCATCAACCctcaatgggggggggggggggctgcgagcaggggtgccaacttacaaaaaatatttggggggcccaaaccggggatcttgccccggaaaatattataaatagtgagtttaaagttttttaagcattttataagagtcatatgatcaacattagagccctgataactagaacctcgatatctggacactccggggaaaaatcagcaagcctgacacatttttcctcacacccatatcgaatttttgagggggctctggccccctcaagccccatgaagtcggcgccactggcttcGAGGAGACCCACTGCTGTCTGCCaacatattttcacttttctctcGATCAGCGGAGGTCCACTGCGGAAGCGAATGCTTAATGGCCGCGTTGGCCCGCTAATGTTGAGCACAGTTCGCACGGGCATGTTGCGGAAAGGCTTTAGATACTTCGGGTTGTGAAATGCGGCAATATATAGTCACAGCCAATCGAAAGGAATCCCTTCCACGGGGGAGGCTTATGATTGGCTACACGTGCCCCTCCGCGCTTCCCTTTCCGCGTAAATATTTGTTTACACATGAACTCTATCACGTTTGTCGGATACggaatttaattcattttctgattccttcattgaagttttgtcCATATGATTGGAAATGACCGCGCCATAATATCATCAAAGCCAACTTATCCTCGCTTATATCTCTAGAATTAAGAAGACATTTTTTTCACTGCGGGAGATCCTAGGCTCCTTTCaaacacaccgattttggacggccggtaagaAACCGGCCGATACTTAATCGATGGAGAGCTGCTTGCATTTACGCCGGATTTTAACCGGTCAAGCGATCACAAACTTGGCTGTCTGTATATGTATTGTGTAATCTGTATACGTTGTATATTAGAATCTCACTAATGTAAAAATGAGTATTATCCTTTTGGTTTGCTCAGGGATCATAAGATTTGTATTAAATATGCAtggcagcagtggcgtaactaggaatatgctttggcggGGGATGGAGGGGTATGGGAGGTGACCCCACCCCCATTCCCCAGACAAcgggaaaatatttggaaactgACATGCCTGGAATTACATTTTCCACCATTTTGACACTTTGGGTTTCACTTGTAATTCCGCGGGAAATAATCATAGCAGGGAAAACACTAGTAAGCTATAATATtttctgaggctttaggggggatctattccctcatcacctccccccccccccccgatagtTATAGAATACAGATTGGTGAATCGGAATGCAGATGTATTTCGAAAgactaaaattatacatatatgatCCTTTTATTGCTGCCAGGGGATGTCCCCAAACATTCTGGCGTCGAGTGGAGATTAAGTTGTCGTTGCCTCGGAACTTACACAGTACCTACCTATGATCCACCTGGTTTTTGTGCGTGTCATCTGTCGCCAGCGAGTGTCATCCGGCCCTCGCTCTTTGAAGTTGCTTCGATGCATTCAAGGCCGTTGCGTGGCCTCCAGAGCCTCCTGCCGCTACACTCCATTTCCACGGATGTTTTTTGTGTCCATCCTCGCACGATTTTCGGTTTCATTTCCAAGAGCCCATATTTCTCTTGAGCGGCTGACGGTGCGACCGCAGCGCCGCGCCCCCTCCCAGCACAGTGTGCACAAATATGTGGTCCAAATTgtgaggaagaaggaaaaaatcaaaatattgtcggatttctttgaaaattgaagaTTCGTAGTTCAAAAGTGGTTTCCCTATTTAATATTCGATGTtacttttccgaaaaaaaaaacattttagagtATATCATGGAATTTTAAGTTCTAATCAAACGCTCTAACGATGAGACTACATATATAAAGACATTTATTATGACATATTGCGGGTGTGTGGAGGCGAAGAGTTATGTAAGTTATTGCGATCAGCTTATCTTTGGAAAACTTTCCCTGCGGAATTCTTAATCGGTGACTTTCTTACATTATCCTTTCTTGTTGGTATTTTCATCACCGTCTCAGTAGAAGTGCCTCTCTTTAATCCAACAGTCAGACTAAATTTGTATGAAAATGATTCCCCTTCGCAATTTTTTCAGGTATTCTCACAGTCACCAAAAGGTTAAAAGGTATTTTCTTTCTGAAAGTTACGTGTCCGTATTATTATAGcccttattttatgaaatttataaatgaaagagggCCAGCAGATGAGGACACAGGGTGGGCCTTTAGAAGCATACAACCACCAGGGCCAAGAACCAAGTCCAAGTCTTATTCGCCTAGTCACCCTGGGGAGGGGTTTGGTAgggaagagaaaaaggaaagaatCGCCGCCGAGACAGGGAGACCGCCGACGCCTCCAGACCGAGGATAGTGTTGCAAGGGAGAGGATCGGGAAATCCGTGGCCGTAATTAGGGCGACATGGGCCCCAACTAGTGAAACTGACGTTTATATTGTTTAAGAGTGAAACCGTACGTTAATGTTTCTACGGtggggaaatatttttctatggagAAAAAAACACTACGACTTTTCGTAGATCATGCAAGAGGGCCAAtataatttccaaaatatgctATTTTGTTATTGGTGGGAAGTGTAACAATGATGGATTGTGGGGGGGGgcgtaatttttgaaaaaattggcatTCTTTCAGgctttacaattaaaatttataagtcaaaatcttaaaaaaaaaaaattaaaaaaataacagatgacTAACGAGAAGCCATTCCctacgcatatcagacctcaaaGACATTACCTGTGAGAGGTATTGCATTCCCGTAAGGTACCCCCACCTCTCATCGCCACGCCCCCAAAACAGCCGCCTTCATCCGCTCCTGCAATCCACGCAAATTAAAATCTTAATGAAAAACCATGGAGTATGATACTCCGGaaattattcttaaaaacctgcatgtttgtagatttttttcgaGAAACCGACGGCATTTTTCGTCCGTCTTTTTATTCGGACTGCGTGGGCGGAGGCGTTGCCTCACCACGGACTGCGGGTATACGTAAGGGGCGCCGCAGGTATACGCGCGAGTGATAGATAGCCAGCGGGTTGCGCACGTACCTACCCTTTCGACGACGTCGTCGCCACTGGAGGAACACCGTCTGGAGCGCGAATATCGGTTTCTAAAATGGGAATCgtggtttatttttttccccgCCGCACCTCTTTCATTAATTGGAGGAGACACGCATTTGCGCAAGCGGGCAGTTCGCCCACCGCACTAGATGAGCGATCGCGAGGCCAAAATACGCCAGCACACACTGGTGGTGGACAATGCTCTCGTCACGGCTCTTTCCTTCTGCCACCTGAGAAAGTTCAAGAGGGCCCCCCTAAACGTGGTGACCTTCGGTGgcagatacagatgggggcgcagctaggaattaaggctagggggggtttcaggtgcaaatAAACCTGGGGTGCCTGGGGTAGTATACCCTCTAGGGGAAGCGGTAGGTGccggggccctccgccagaaaaaaaaattagaaccctgataactcgaatctcgaaagataaattgttcaaaatattgagttttacggccctctgagggatattttgttaatcctcacactattctaaaagcaatattaatccaattaagtaaaatagattaaacttaaaaatttctctgagctctggggggggggggggtggttttatcccccaaaaccccccttgctgcgacactgcccccccttgcgggtccgcccgtatttcCGAACATTGGAAAACcgcaattgtgacttttttatgtcataagattgcattttcttttacatctgtataatcactttaaataaaaatttcttatactCCGCCtttgacttgataattttttattacaataaaattaagacaattcgaaatatattttgcgccccctttgagttttttctgtatccggtGACCTTTGACCTCTTCTGGCCGTGGTGGATTTAGGAGGCACCTCCCCTTCcccgtaatttttggaaaaattgaattgACGGTAATCCTTAAGGTGGCTCTACAAAGAAAgtgaacaataataaaataattgaagcatATCTAAAAGCCAATTGTCAAACAATAAGTATATCAGGCCTTGGACTCATTTTCTCTGAGTGGTATTGCATACCTCCGAGGCACCATGGAAGGTGATGAACCGCCGCCTCAAAAACAACGACCTTATTCCGTCCCTGCCTTCTCAAATTAAAAACTATAGAAAAGTATTTATTGTGGTGCTGCAATTTTAAGGTAGGTATACTACGGTTCCCTACTTTGTCCTCTTTCAACCCATTCTGTCCTTCATTCCCCTAATGTTTTTCTTCCGAATATGTGCATCCAGTATTCATCTCTTTGCCTTCCTCTGGGAAATTCTTTACATTATATTGCTCACATATTCAAAATGCTCATTGAAATAGCTTATTCCCAGGATCCTTCATTAGCATATGGGGAGTTCCTCATCCTCAGTATACATCCATGTTTCTCTCTCAACTCATCTGTTAACCTTCTACtccagccagtggcgcagcgagggggggagtttggagggagaaatttttacgtttaatacattttactcaattggattgatattactaatagaatagtgtaaggatcaataaaatataccccagaatgccgtaaaactcaacattctAACCATTTATCTTAGAATTATACAATTTACTAATTTTGctcataccgcttatcctggtgagtataccATATCCCCacgcaccccggtattagttgcacctaaaccccccccccccccagccttaattcctaactgagCCCCTGACTCCAGCTTCTATTCTTTTCTGATCAGCTTTTTCAGTCTTGCACATTCCTTATCATTAAAGTTGAGAAAAGTaggtaaatgaaaagaaaaaaggataGAACTAACAGTAAGCTTGTAAACCATTTAAAACTAAGGAAAAGGCATTACAATTTGTTTGTTCTGACTATCATGGTGCTGGACAAAATCCAACCATAGTGCCTTCGCACGTGAATGAAATGAATGCTGCTAAGTATGCTGCCTTACTGTCCTGGTGTTTTTACACTCCTCATGCAACATGATTGACAATTGTGCACCTATTACAACTGTGCAAGAACATGGAAGCCTTGGCTTGTGACATCAGAATAGGTAGGAATTTTCTTGGGTCTTTCCAGTACAGGATATTTGGGAGAGAGACCCTGTATCTTGCCCTTTCCAGAATATTTGGCTTTAAATTTATTAGCATAATCCCCATTTTAATTTAACAAAGTACTGCTTTGTAACGTCTAAAGGTGTTGAAGGGCTTGACTCTCTTGACAGTGCATAAAGCATTCACCCTGCCCACATCCATAGAGGTTATTTAAATAATAGCATGGTATAACATTATCAATTTCAGTCTGATTGTGTTTTGATAGCAAAATTAAAACCATCAAGTCTAATTTCCTGCACCAAATGTCTAATGAAGATTTAATTGTAAGAGCGCATAAATTTGGTATTATATATTAAGGTAAAAGTCATCTCTAACTCACTAATATTCTCTCCTCAAGCGTCTCAAAAATTCTGCAGTATTCTCGTTTCTAGAGTGCTTCTCTATCCCTCACTCACAGATCAAGTTGCTAAGGATATCCATTTACATACTGaagcaaattgaaaattttcaattgacgGAAAAGTTCCAGCACGGTGTGTAAGCATTGTGCTAACAGGTTCAGCATCACTATTAGGATACTGTGTGTTAAAAGCTCAATGTATGTATATTAATTACGTAGGCATTGACACTGTCATATACTCTGTGAAAATATGGGTGAAGTGGCCCTTCACCTGACCAGCTGCTACATCGTCGAGCAGGCAAGTTGCCATACCTGTGTACAGTAGTGGTGAGAGGCAGCAGCAACACatcctcacaggggggcagctaagaattaaggctagggggggggggggttttaggttcaactaatacttaggggtgtgagGGTATTTCATGTCTgacagggtaagcaggagttgcagaGACTTtcctccagaaaatgtttaagaataatggttcaaaatggagagttttacggctttctgagggatatttgattaatcctaacattattctataagtgatactgatccaattacgtaaaatggattaaatttaaaaatttctctgagctcttgggggggggggggtttatcccccaaaacccccctccctgCACCACTGCATCCTTGGCACTTTTACACCACTGGGATAATAGAATATTTCAAGGCCATTAGCTGCTACTAGGAGATCTGGCAAATATTAGCAAAAGTAATAGAGGCAAGCCTCTTCACCATATTAAGTAATTTCAACAAGTAAGTGGAGTGACGTTACAAGGTGCTGActgtatagaaataaaaaaatttccagagATTTCCAGGTTTTGCAGAATTAATTGCTTGGCTTTCCAGGGAGCTATAttgcaggcgcgcagctaggaattaaggctaggggggggggttttaggtgcaactaataccggggggtatggaatatgggAGGTGTGGataccctcccccagaaaatttttaagagaaatggttcaaaatggtgagttttacgactttctgagggatatttcattaatccttacaaaattctatacgtaatatttatccaattaagtaaaatggattacaaaggttaagaaaacacttagctgtttcacaaaataaaatatattgcgaccggtttcgatacagcgtatcatcatctggcgaggtgatgatgatacgctgtatcgaaaccggtcgcaatatattttattttgtgaaacagctaagtgttttcttaacctttgtgcatcatgaaggagtttcaccatgttacgccaaccaccatcgcatttaaaatggattaaattaaaaaatttctctgaattctggggagggggtttatcGCTTCACCACTGCCTTCTTGTCTTGCCCCTCTGGCTTATCCCCCCCTCCTGATTTCCTCCCCCTCCAACCTCATCCCTCACCTACCTCCTTCTTCCTTGCTCTGAACGTGAATTGACCTCTATCATCTTCAAGTCTAGCCCTAAGTATTGTGCTGGTCCTGATGATGTCCCCCATTTTCTAATATGTTTatcatatgaatacattaaatCTCCTCTTCTACTACTCATTAACAACTCTCTCCAGCTAGGAATTTTCCCAGATTCTCTAAAGAGTTCTAAAGTTATCCCACTTTACAAGAAAAAGGGTTCTGCTCATGATTTTAACTCCTTTAGACCAATTTCAATTATCAATCAGCTTGGCAAGGTTTTCGAGCAAATTTTCTACAACAGATTGACCTCTTACCTGGAATCAAATAACTATCTTTCTCCCCATCAATATGGTTTTCGAAAGAAAAGATCAACTTCCCAAGCTATTTCTCAGGCAGTCAATATAATTCTGAATGCTCTAGACAACAAAGCTGAAGTACTTGGCTTGTTCTATGACTTATCTAAGGCCTTTGATAGTGTCaaccataaaattcttatgaATAAGATATCCTATTTTGGTATTAGAGGTATTCCATTTCTCTGGTTGGAATCATACCTCGCCAACAGATCACAGACTGTTGCTGTAGTGTCCAatggtgtgaaatttatttccccaCCAAAAGTTATTTCCCAAGGTGTCCCCCAAGGATCTGTTCTTGGCCCTATCTTGTTTTTAGTATATGTGAATGATCTCACTAACTTTGTCTCTCGATCCTCTGATATCACCCCagtgttatatgctgatgattcCAATTTTGTTGTTACCTCATCTCAAGTGAATAGCTTATGTACCTCTGCTAACTCTGTATCCCAGCAGTTGTATAAATggtgtgttaaaaattgtttgaagccTAATGTTTGTAAATCTCAACTTATCTACttcacaaatattggaaaaaataataggcaGATCACTGTGGACCTTAACGGTGCATGTATACCACAAGTTGAGAGTACAAAGTTTTTGGGTGTGACTATTGATTCTAATCTTTCCTGGGCAATGCATATCAGCGAATTGGCACGTAAGCTCAGTTCTGTGTGTTATCTAATCAGGTATATACGCTCCACTGTGTCACTAGATGTTCTGCTACTCTTGTATTATGGTGAATTCCACTCTCATGTTCTGTACAGCATTCTGCATTGGGGTTCATCTCCACATGCCGTTaccatattcaaaattcaaaaaagagtgGTACGCTTATTGTCCAACAAACCCTATCGGACACCCTGTCGGCCATTGTTTAAATATCTACGAATATTACCTGTGCCCTgtctttatatattcaccatactTCTCAAAGTAAAGACTAACTTCCAAGACTTTGTCCCAAACGCCAGCATTCACACTCATTATACGAGGCAGCACAAAGATTTGCATGTCCCCTATGTACGGACTAAAAGTGCTGCCTGTGGTGAACAATTTATGAGTCTACTTTTGTACAATAAGCTCCCTATGGAGCTAAAAGATCCCATGAGTCAAGGGGTATTTAAAAACAAGCTGAAAGACTTTTTACTTTCAGGCTGCTTTTACTCTATATCAGAGTACCTGTCAcagtaatattatatatgctcacctcactttgctgtttgtgccttatatcttttatttgtacccaacctgtgtttttgacgtgccttatacaatttatgtattgcatataattgtctttccggcaaataaagattattattattattattgtcctAACTATGTGTAAGCATTGTTATCTAACCATTGCTCATGAGGTAGAAATTACTGTCCACAGGAATAGTAGCTGTCATTTTAATCCTGTGTTGGCTTCATACCCTGGGAGCTGGGTTCAAGTCCCTGGGTGGCAGTGGTCACCAGATCCATGCTCGAGTGCTCTGTGTATGGGGCATTTCGTGTGCAGCACTCCTTCCATTAGTTGGGATGTTAAGGCGTGGTGGAGCCTTTCGTTATGAGTAGCCTGATTCTTagttccctccacccttcctgccccatggtgcaaatgaccttagctgtggATCACCTCCTCTGGGTAACACACCATCCGTAGGGGAATGTGGTAGCCTAGTGACCAGAGAGCTTCTTGGCTGGTgagaagggtcccaggttcaaagaCCAGGCGAAGTCAAGCACAATCAATTTGTTCTTTTTCCAAAATAGAAAAATTGGGGTAGGAGACAAGATTGGGAGTAATATAGTACATATGCACATCCCAAGATCCACGAGCTTGTGAAGTTTCTAGCTCAGTTGACGTATTATCGTTGTCTGTTATTAGTTAATTATTAATACTTATAAGTCCAAGCTCAAGAATCTCAACCTCTATTGCTTCATTCATGGCCACAAGTCTGAGAGCTGCCCTGGCCATAATCTGTGGACTCCTGACCATTTTTAGTTCTACTCATCCTTGAAAAGTTTAACTTAGATGTCCTTATCCTAAGAAAGGTGATGATGTCCATTACGTACATACAAAAATGTATCTCTAATCATCAACTTCTTTCTGAGGGTTAAGTTTTTTTCATGACAGAAGAACATGAATTTCAGGCTACTAGCACATTacgaaattttatgatttaaagaaTTCTCACCTCTGCCATCTTAAGATTTCACGGATACAATAAAGAGAAATAAACTAAGAACTGCTTCACTCCTTATGTGTAGGGGGAAGTTGTTTAAGCATTCAAAACATAATCAATAAAACTTCTCAATATTCAAAAGACCTCAACTGAGACAAAAATGTCCCATCGCTGACTTCAGGAGTTACAGACCTGCTTAAAAATAGATTTTGGGTAATCTTGTCACTACCTTTCAGCTGAAGTTAGCAGtgttaaataacatttattttatagcaATTACATGTATCTTCTCTCTTTTTAGGACATATTCATATCAGCAGCAATTTACAGCAATCAAAGTACAAATTGGAAGCCTTAAAAAATTTTCCAGCCACTCATTTGCTATCTCATTACATTCTCCTCTTTCACAAAGCAACTGACTCATGCAGAATTGTTGATTATGCAATACTCTACATGGGCTAGTTTTTGCCTCACTTGGTAGTCTTAACCTTATTGGTAAGGCCTCATTGATTGATTCTGAACTTCATACAGTCCTAAAATggatcaaaatatataatttcataaaattcacaCACGCATCTTAAATAAAAGTACCTTTAATGGAAATTTAGTTGAATTCTCCCACCAGATGGCTTTGCTCGCATTAGTGGAACACAGGAATGGATTCATGGGCCAAACCTTGGTGGCCCCAGTATCACAAGGCAGTAAAATGGGATGGGGTACCACCCCTCAAGTCTTCCGCGTCATTGTTTGATTTGGAGTCTGTCCCCCTTGTCCCGACTGAATGGGAGTGCTGCCTCCAGTTGGGATTGGCTGTTGCCCCGCCATCACCCCACCAATGCCAACGCTGTTATGTGTCCCAACCTGAGACTGCAGCAGCCGTGTCCTCCTCCGAGTGTAATGTTGCCACAGCAATATCTGTTGATCGTCAATGAACTTGGTGCACTGCGCATTCACTACTTCTCGCCTAAAGTGCTCGTACTGCAGGAGATCCAAAAAGTAGAGGCACATTGGATACCTGCGAGGAGAAATTGTGATTCAAGTCAACATTTTTCTGACAAGAGATGGTACCCAAGTTCCACTTCCATGTATAGCGTTCAAACTTTGCAGTGAggtagaaaatgatattttaaagagATAAATATGTGTTTTTTGCTTAAGCACCCAATTTCCCTTAGTTTTCCAAAAATCATCAATGGAAAGCACTAATGATGTACCATATTGATGCAACCCAAGATACAAAAATACAACTGCAATAGCAATTTGCCCAGTCTGAACTCTTTCTCAAGCTTGACAATAGAGTAGAAAAGTCAGTAAATGTGAGTGGGGCTACCTATATTGccattatattatgttattttggTGCCATAGACTGTATAAATCTAATAAGTGATACTAGTATTTTCAATAGGCATATATCTGGAAAACTAAGACCCATTGGATGCATGAGCAAATATACCTCTGAATACTTCATTCACTCTGCAAAGTTTTCACCCAATTTGGTCGTACGTATCGCCTGAgtgctttttcttttaatataaaaaaataaaggaaagtttATCAAGCCAGATACA encodes:
- the LOC124156531 gene encoding mediator of RNA polymerase II transcription subunit 31-A isoform X1, whose translation is MYSGISSHIPSGGNMQGARMSDGGTETEDQQRLRFMVELEFVQCLANPNYLNFLAQRGYFKDQAFINYLKYLLYWKEPDYARYLKYPMCLYFLDLLQYEHFRREVVNAQCTKFIDDQQILLWQHYTRRRTRLLQSQVGTHNSVGIGGVMAGQQPIPTGGSTPIQSGQGGQTPNQTMTRKT
- the LOC124156531 gene encoding mediator of RNA polymerase II transcription subunit 31-A isoform X2, whose amino-acid sequence is MAAKGGTETEDQQRLRFMVELEFVQCLANPNYLNFLAQRGYFKDQAFINYLKYLLYWKEPDYARYLKYPMCLYFLDLLQYEHFRREVVNAQCTKFIDDQQILLWQHYTRRRTRLLQSQVGTHNSVGIGGVMAGQQPIPTGGSTPIQSGQGGQTPNQTMTRKT